From a single Terriglobia bacterium genomic region:
- a CDS encoding TlpA family protein disulfide reductase — protein MMDERPNLLSLPGYQPGKKALLVFFETDCPTCQLALPYLNSLASGPVQVLGLSQDDETRTRAFTEQLNISYPVTVDRGLKLTRAYDPQSVPTMFLLDENGNVQSTLVGLDKAGLNALAASLGQKSIAPMDDGVPAWKPGCGSRHLEPGGEPGGGEPAADEPAEPVGGTPEVTGATAAPLLRRIGEPASRISLADTDDPYEYCFQKFGDALPVVPPTEAKVAALVQASGLAAESVVARVPPVYGEATVEKIAANAVMAGCRPELMRVLLPLVRAVCDENFNAHGVQATTHFAAPLIVINGPVRQELGFWSRQNVFSNVARANSTLGRALQLILLNIGGARPDGIDMSALGNPGKFSSCIAENEEENPWEPFHVDRGFERTQSALSLFAAEPPRGVSEHTAQKGSVVLFAICQALATVWSYRACMNHEAVVVLCPEHAKTLFRDGFTKNQVRQFLFENTGIPKRYYATPDHGEGTQLVAHYREIMVQGEPCYQKFRAPESIHIVVSGGTAGKFSAVLGSWTTGPTGSQLVTYPIPPK, from the coding sequence GTGATGGACGAGCGCCCCAACCTGCTATCCCTGCCCGGATACCAGCCCGGCAAAAAGGCCCTGCTGGTGTTTTTTGAGACCGACTGCCCCACCTGCCAGCTCGCGCTGCCTTACCTGAATTCCCTGGCGTCCGGCCCGGTACAGGTGCTTGGCCTCTCTCAAGATGATGAGACACGCACGCGGGCCTTCACGGAACAACTAAATATCAGCTACCCGGTGACCGTGGACCGCGGCCTGAAACTAACGCGGGCCTATGATCCTCAGTCCGTGCCGACCATGTTTCTGCTGGACGAAAACGGCAACGTGCAGAGCACTCTGGTGGGCCTGGACAAAGCGGGTCTGAATGCCCTGGCGGCGTCCCTGGGCCAAAAATCCATTGCCCCCATGGATGACGGCGTGCCCGCCTGGAAGCCGGGATGCGGTTCGCGGCACCTTGAACCAGGCGGGGAACCAGGTGGCGGCGAACCAGCGGCGGACGAACCGGCGGAGCCAGTGGGCGGAACGCCGGAAGTCACCGGCGCAACTGCGGCCCCGCTCTTGCGTCGGATCGGCGAGCCAGCCAGCCGAATCAGCTTGGCCGACACCGACGATCCCTACGAATACTGCTTTCAGAAATTCGGCGACGCGCTGCCCGTGGTCCCGCCGACGGAAGCCAAAGTCGCTGCCCTGGTGCAGGCGTCCGGGCTGGCGGCGGAGAGCGTGGTCGCCCGCGTGCCTCCCGTGTACGGCGAAGCCACGGTCGAAAAAATTGCCGCCAACGCGGTGATGGCCGGATGCCGTCCGGAGCTGATGCGCGTCCTGCTGCCCCTGGTCCGCGCCGTGTGCGACGAAAACTTCAACGCCCACGGCGTGCAGGCCACTACGCATTTTGCCGCGCCGCTCATCGTCATCAACGGCCCGGTGCGGCAGGAACTGGGTTTCTGGTCCAGGCAAAACGTCTTCAGCAACGTGGCCCGCGCCAACAGCACGCTGGGCCGCGCTCTGCAACTGATTCTGCTGAATATCGGCGGCGCGCGCCCGGACGGGATTGACATGTCCGCGCTGGGCAACCCGGGAAAGTTTTCATCGTGCATCGCGGAAAATGAAGAAGAAAATCCCTGGGAACCCTTCCACGTGGACCGCGGCTTCGAGCGTACCCAGAGCGCGTTGAGCCTGTTCGCCGCTGAGCCTCCCCGCGGCGTGAGCGAGCACACGGCGCAAAAAGGCAGCGTGGTGCTGTTCGCGATCTGCCAGGCGCTGGCCACGGTGTGGAGCTACCGCGCCTGCATGAACCATGAAGCTGTGGTGGTACTGTGTCCGGAACATGCAAAGACTCTGTTCCGCGACGGCTTCACCAAGAATCAAGTCCGCCAATTTCTTTTTGAGAACACCGGAATTCCCAAACGCTACTACGCCACGCCGGACCACGGCGAAGGCACGCAGTTGGTTGCGCACTATCGTGAGATCATGGTGCAGGGCGAACCGTGCTACCAGAAGTTTCGCGCTCCGGAGTCCATTCACATTGTGGTGTCCGGCGGGACGGCGGGAAAATTTTCCGCCGTGCTGGGCAGTTGGACCACCGGACCCACGGGAAGCCAGTTGGTCACGTATCCGATTCCACCCAAGTAG
- the leuD gene encoding 3-isopropylmalate dehydratase small subunit, whose amino-acid sequence MQSFTINTGLAAPLERENVDTDQIIPKQFLKRTGRTGYGECLFYDWRFDAAGKPNPAFPLNALQYAGASILLAGKNFGCGSSREHAVWALRDYGFRAVIAPSFADIFANNCAKNGVLAVALKPDEIASLMVRASADRLMVKVDLERCEVSTTDGFLAKFTVEPFRRMCLLEGMDEIGMTLKHEAEISAYERRRSQT is encoded by the coding sequence ATGCAAAGCTTCACCATAAATACCGGGCTGGCCGCGCCGCTGGAACGCGAGAACGTGGACACCGACCAGATCATCCCCAAGCAGTTTCTCAAACGCACGGGGCGCACCGGCTACGGAGAATGCCTTTTCTATGACTGGCGCTTTGATGCCGCAGGCAAACCCAACCCGGCGTTCCCGCTCAACGCCCTGCAGTACGCGGGCGCGAGCATTCTTCTTGCCGGGAAGAACTTTGGCTGCGGATCGTCGCGCGAGCACGCGGTGTGGGCGCTGCGCGACTACGGCTTCCGCGCGGTGATCGCACCGTCGTTTGCTGACATCTTCGCCAACAACTGCGCCAAAAACGGCGTGCTGGCCGTGGCCCTGAAGCCTGATGAGATCGCATCGCTCATGGTCCGCGCGTCCGCCGACCGGCTCATGGTGAAAGTTGATCTGGAACGATGCGAAGTATCCACGACTGACGGCTTTCTCGCCAAATTTACCGTGGAACCCTTCCGCCGCATGTGCCTGCTGGAAGGCATGGATGAAATCGGCATGACGCTGAAGCATGAAGCCGAAATCTCGGCGTATGAACGGCGCCGCTCACAAACCTAG
- the leuC gene encoding 3-isopropylmalate dehydratase large subunit — translation MPARTLFEKIWDRHTVCAGPEGSTILYIDLHLVHEVTSPQAFEGLRVAGRKLRRPDLTFATVDHNIPTTGNRMVIEDPLARTQVEALRQNCREFGVPLFDLEAPEQGIVHVIGPELGLTQPGMTIVCGDSHTSTHGAFGALAFGIGTSEVEHVMATQCLVQKKPKTMLVNFAGRVGPGVTSKDLILALIAQIGTDGGAGHVIEYAGEAVRGLSMEARMTICNMSIEAGARAGMIAPDQTTFDYLRGRRFAPKDFQQAQADWATLKTDPGATFDATVEINAARIAPFVTWGTNPGMAAPVTGEVPDPDRAANDSERNGMLRALEYMDLRPGTRIQEIPVDRVFIGSCTNARLEDIRAAARVIKGYKVFQGIQAMVVPGSQQVKRAAELEGLHTIFRDAGFEWREAGCSMCLGMNADRLQPGERCASTSNRNFEGRQGAGGRTHLVSPAMAAAAAVAGHFVDIRNWRYKA, via the coding sequence ATGCCGGCTCGCACGCTGTTCGAAAAAATCTGGGACCGCCACACCGTCTGCGCCGGGCCGGAAGGCTCCACCATCCTTTATATAGACTTGCATCTGGTCCATGAAGTCACCTCGCCGCAAGCGTTTGAAGGCCTGCGCGTCGCTGGACGCAAGCTGCGCCGCCCCGACCTCACCTTTGCCACCGTGGACCACAACATCCCCACTACCGGCAACCGCATGGTGATTGAAGATCCGCTGGCGCGCACGCAGGTGGAAGCGCTGCGGCAGAACTGCCGCGAGTTCGGCGTGCCGCTGTTTGATCTGGAAGCGCCGGAGCAAGGCATTGTCCACGTGATCGGTCCGGAACTGGGACTGACCCAGCCGGGGATGACCATTGTCTGCGGTGACAGCCACACCAGCACGCACGGCGCATTCGGCGCACTGGCCTTCGGCATCGGCACGTCGGAAGTCGAGCACGTGATGGCCACGCAATGCCTGGTGCAGAAGAAACCGAAGACCATGCTGGTGAATTTCGCGGGCAGGGTTGGACCCGGGGTCACGTCAAAAGACTTGATCCTGGCGCTCATCGCGCAAATTGGCACCGACGGCGGCGCCGGCCACGTGATCGAATACGCGGGCGAAGCCGTCCGCGGGCTGTCCATGGAAGCCCGCATGACCATCTGCAACATGAGCATTGAAGCCGGAGCGCGCGCCGGGATGATCGCGCCCGACCAGACCACGTTTGACTATCTCCGCGGACGCCGCTTCGCCCCCAAAGATTTCCAGCAAGCTCAAGCCGATTGGGCAACGCTGAAGACTGATCCCGGAGCAACGTTTGACGCCACCGTGGAAATCAACGCCGCGCGCATTGCACCGTTCGTCACCTGGGGGACCAATCCCGGCATGGCCGCGCCGGTCACCGGTGAAGTCCCCGACCCGGACCGCGCCGCCAACGATTCCGAGCGCAACGGCATGCTGCGCGCTCTCGAATACATGGACCTGCGTCCGGGAACGCGCATTCAAGAAATCCCCGTGGACCGCGTATTCATCGGCTCGTGCACCAACGCGCGTCTGGAAGACATTCGCGCCGCGGCCAGAGTCATCAAGGGCTACAAAGTTTTTCAAGGGATCCAGGCCATGGTGGTGCCCGGCTCGCAGCAAGTCAAACGCGCCGCGGAGTTGGAGGGTTTGCACACGATCTTTCGCGACGCGGGCTTTGAGTGGCGCGAAGCAGGGTGCTCCATGTGCCTGGGTATGAATGCTGACCGCTTGCAGCCGGGGGAGCGTTGCGCTTCCACCAGCAACCGCAATTTTGAAGGACGCCAGGGCGCCGGTGGTCGCACCCACTTGGTCAGTCCCGCGATGGCCGCCGCGGCCGCTGTTGCGGGACATTTTGTGGACATCAGGAACTGGCGATACAAGGCGTAG